In Dehalobacter sp., the sequence CGTCAAAGCCTACAAGAATCTTATTTACTTCCATCATTTTACCCGCCCAATAGTAAAACATTTGCGGAAGAAAGAATAAATAACGAGAGAGTTTTTGTAAGAAAATTCTAATCTCCTAATAATATATGACGGATTTTTTCGATAGTCGCATCATTTCTTGGGAGAGTATTTAATAATTTCTAGGTCTTCAATTGTAATAAGTCCTTCATTCACAGCTTCATCCAAGAATGGCATAATCTTTTCGATGTACTCAACGCTGTCTACAATATCGATCACCACAGGAAGATCGTGTGAAAGTTCCAGTATCTTCGCTGTTTTAATTCTGGAATTTGCGCCAAAACCTTCTATGCCTCTTAATACGGTAATCCCTGCAAGACCAAGTTCTTTGGCTTTCAATACAATTGCGTGGTACAACAATGTGCCTTTATATTTGCTGGCTTCACCAATATAAATGCGGATTCTTCGTGCTTGACCCGTAATTTTAGCCATATCCATACTCCTTATCTTTTTTACAAGTATAGTATAGACCTGTTCGAAAAATGTCAGACGATATCAGTCTGAGGCCTTATATTTTATTCTTTTACAACCATAACCGGTACTTTGGAATAGCTTACAACTTTTTGAGCGACACTTCCGATGACAAGCTTTTTGAAGCCGCCCAACCCCCTGGTCCCAATGATTATTAGATCAAATTCATTTTCTTGTGCATAATCGATAATTTTTTCCACCGGGTGTCCGTGAATAATAACAGTATTGATTGTAATGTTTTCTTTTTTTCCTAATTCCACAATCTCTCTGTGCATAGGAAAAATACGTTTTCCTGCTTCAATAATCTCTTCATCGACTTCATCCCTGCTTGAACTAAAATCCGGCAAGCGGATAACAGTTAGAACGGTAATTGAAGAATTTAGTTTACTACTTAAATATTTTGCATAGTCTAACGCTTTTTTACTGCTTGGTGAGCCGTCAAAACCCACTAGAATCTTATTCATTTCCATTGTTAGGTCCTCCTTGTACACTTTGTTCTTGTAAAACATTTTTGGGGAAGAAGAATTTTTGGGCTATCAAGGTCGGTACTACAGCGCTTAAGATGACTACGGTTACAATCACGCTATATTGGGAACTACTGATATACTTATTTGTCAGTCCATATAAAGCCGAAATAGTTCCGAAGGTCAATCCGGTGCTCATGAGAAGGGTGGTATATATCCC encodes:
- a CDS encoding universal stress protein, with product MEMNKILVGFDGSPSSKKALDYAKYLSSKLNSSITVLTVIRLPDFSSSRDEVDEEIIEAGKRIFPMHREIVELGKKENITINTVIIHGHPVEKIIDYAQENEFDLIIIGTRGLGGFKKLVIGSVAQKVVSYSKVPVMVVKE
- a CDS encoding DUF190 domain-containing protein, which produces MAKITGQARRIRIYIGEASKYKGTLLYHAIVLKAKELGLAGITVLRGIEGFGANSRIKTAKILELSHDLPVVIDIVDSVEYIEKIMPFLDEAVNEGLITIEDLEIIKYSPKK